From the Kribbella sp. CA-293567 genome, the window TTGACCAGCCGGGCAGTGTGCTCCGAGACCTCGAACCGCTCGGGCAGAGGTGGCTCGTGACTCTCCAGTGACGAGACCCCGCAGTGCAACAGGATCGGCGCGATCAGTATGCCGGCTGCCGCCAGCCGGCTCACCAGTTCGAAGCTGAACGGCCTGCCCGCACTGGGCATCTCAGCAGAACCGGGCTGGTCCGCGAACACCGTCTGGTAGAGCGCGAGCGGCCACCGCCGGCCGACGTACTTGTAGCTGATCGGACGCCCGTTCCTCCGCAGATAGCCCACCATCTCGCCAACTGGCGGTCTGGCCCGCCACAGCCTGGTACCACTCGGCTGGTACGGCTCCAGCAACGTCAGCACTCCTTCAGGCAGCTCCACCTGATCACCTGCCGAGCCACCGAACACGGGTGAGCCGTCGTGACGGAGCTCGACCACCCAGTCGCCGTCGTCGAGCGCGGTCGAGAAGTGCACGACTACGGGAGCGACCCCCGAACCGGTGATCCACGATCCGTCCACCGCGGCGGCCAGGGTCTCCGACGTGTTGACCAGCAGCAGGTCGCCCGGCCGCAGGTGCTCGCCGATGCGATCGAACCGGGTGTGCGTGACGGTCGTCCCCTTCGCGACCAGTAGCTTCACCTGGTCCCGCGCCAGTCCACGGGCCTCGGGCGGCTCGACCGCGTTCAGCTCGTCGGGCAGCGTGAATCTCGTGTGGGGATGAAGCGTCATGAAGTCACCGCCGGCGCGAACTCGGAGGCGCGGTACCGGCCACTGGCCGGCCGGCTGTCCAGCAACCGCAGGAACGCCGGTACGACGCTCGCCGGCTCGGGCCGGTCGGAGATGTCCTCGCCGGGGAAGGCCGCCTGATGCATCGCGGTCCGCAGATCGCCCGGATCGACCGCGTACACAGCCAGTCCAGGGTTCTCCACTGCCAGTACCGCGCTCGCGTGGTCCAGCGCCGCCTTGGCCGAACCGTAGCCACCCCACCCTTCGTAGGCCTCGACCGCGGCATCCGAGCTGAGGTTGATCACGATCCCGGCCGCCTTGCTCAACTCGGGCACCAGCGCCTGGGTCAGCGCGATCGGCGCCACCACGTCGACCTCGTACACGCGCCGCAGTTCCTCCAGCTCCACCCCTGCCAACGGCTGGAGCGGACTGGCCCCGAGGTAGCTCGCGTTGTTGACCAGCAGATCGAGGCGGCCGAGTTCACCCACCGCGTCGACCAGGTCGGCGCGATGCTCGGCATCGGTGACGTCACCGGCCAGCGGCACCACATCGGTCTTGGCGGCCAGCGCGTCGGCCGCGTCCTTCAGCGCCGCGGCGCCCCGGGCGTCGATGATCAGGGCCCAGCCGCGATCGGCCAGACCGTGCGCCAGCGCGAGGCCGAGCCCCGCGCTGGCGCCGGTGAGGAGTGCAACAGGACGAGTCACAGATTCTGAGGTCATGCCGGTCACCCTCGTACCTCAAGCGAACTTGAGGTCAAGCGGTCAGCTGCCGTAGATCTCGTACTCCGAGAGCTGACCGGCCGGCCACCCGGTGTTGCCGGTGAAGGTGAGCCGCACCCAGCGGGTGCTGACCGCGGCCGGCAGCGTGATCGTCGCCGCGTTGCCCGAGCCGGGGTCGAACGTACGACCCGCCGCACCGGCCAGCTGGCTGTACGACGAGTTGTTCGTGCTGCCCAGCACCGCGATGGTCTGGGTCCGGGAACCCCAGCCAGGCGGGAGTTTCAGGACCAGCCGCTTGACGTTCAGGTTGCCGCCCAGGTCGACGGTCAGCGACTGCGGCCAGCTGTTGTTGGCGCTCTCCCAGTAGCTTCCCGCGTTGCCGTCGACCGTGTTGCCCGCGACGTAGTTCTGGTTGACGCTGCTCGCCGAAACTTGCTTGCCTGCGGCAAGGTTTCCGGTCGGCTGACCCGGGTCGGTACCGCCACCGCTGCCGGGCTCGACCCAGTTGCACCCACTCCAGGTGGAGTCCCAGCCGCTGTTGCCGGAGCCACGGTTGAGCGCGAACGTCCCGCTGGGGTAGGCGCAGTTGTAGACACCGGCCCGGCCGATCCCGCTCGCGACGACGTTGCTGATCGTGGCCGCTCCGGCCGTCTCGGCCTGGAAGGCGAAGGTGCCCGCGCCCTCGATCGAACCGCCGTCCACGGTGATGTTCTGCACCCGCCGGCCGGCGCCACCACCATCGACGAACTGGTACGCCGACCACGGGCTGGCGACCAGCCGGTTGTTGGTCAACCGCACCTGCGCGTTGATCTGGGTGTCGTACGCATCCACCCGGATCGCGCCGTGCGGGTGGTTCTGGCCCCAGTTCGGGTTCATCGCGCCGGTCCGGATCAGCGTGTTGCCTGCGACGTTGATCGTTCCCGCGAGCGGGAAGAACGGCGACCCGAACGACTGGTTCGAGATGGCGATCCCGCCACCGAGCGCGTTGGTGTCGGAGATCAGGTTGTCCCGCACGGTCAGGTCGGTGCCACCGTAGATCGCGATGCCGTTCGCCAGGTTCGGCTGCACGATCGTGTTGTTGGCGAAGGTGCTGTTCCGGTTCGCCGCGTGCAGCGACCAGGCCGCGAGCGCGTCGTCACCCTGGTTGCGGAGGAAGTTGTTCCGCACCTGCACGTTGTACGCCGTACCGTTCAGGTTCAGGCCGTCGGCGGTCATGTCGTAGAACCGGTTGTTCTCGACCACCAGGTTGTCGTTGTTGCCGGTCAGCCACAGCCCGACCTTGAGGTGCTGCAGCCACAGGCCGGAGACCACCGAGTTCGGCCCGAGACTGCCGTTGACGAAGTTGTCCGGCGACTGGTCGTTGCGTTCGGTCACCTCGCCGATCACCGCGAAGTCGTGCAGCCGGAGGTTGCCGCCACCGTTCGGGCGGTCGATCAGGTGATGGCTGAGCAGCGTCGAGTGCCAGCGGCCGGCCCCGCGCAGCGTCACCCCGTCGGGGTTGATGGTGCCACCGACCCGGAACCGGCCGGCCGGGATCCAGACGGTTCCACCGGAGCCGCGAGCACTGTCGATGGCGCTCTGGATCGCGCCGGTGGAGTCGTTGGTGCCGTTCGGGTCGGCGCCGCGGTCGGTGATCGAGATCGAGCCGGCCGGCTGACCGGCGGGACCGGCCACGTTCTCGAACTCGACGTCGTCGATCGTGTACGGGCCGGCGGTGTTCTCGCCGTCCACCTGCAGCCTGATCTTCGCGCCCGCGGCAACGGTCTGGCCGAGCAGCAGGCGCGAGTGGTCGTAGAGCTTGTGAGTGCGTGACCCCGGGATCCAACTGGTGTCGAGGTAGCTGTACTTCGCTGTCACCGCTAGGGACCGCGAGAGCTTCTGGCCGTTGACGTAGACCGACAGTGTGCCGGTGCGGCCATCCGGAACGGAGTACGCGACGTTGATGGCGTTGGTGGTGCCAGGAGCGGTGAACTCGACGAACTGGCCGCCGTTCAGCGTCACCGCCTGGCGGTTGGAGGCTTCGGCAGCCAGCGTTCCCTGGGCGTAGCTGGGGCCGATCCTGCTGCCGTTGGTCGCGGCGCTCTCCGCCTCCAGGATGGTGAAGGGGAGGGTGGCGCCGGCCGCCTGGATCGCGGCCGGCGCCTGAGCTACGGCTTGAGCTGGGAGCGCGGTCAGACCGGCTCCGGCGGCCATCGCGAGCGCGGCGGCCAGGTGGGGGTACTTGCGTGGGGGCATGAACTGCGCCTTCCTGGGGGGCGGACGGAGGGCAAGGTGCGCCACACCCTAAGGAAGGAGACAACCCCGCGCAAGAGTTCGACTACGTCTTGCAAGTTTTTAACAGTGAGTGATTCAGGAGTGCGGGCAGGTGTCCCGGTACTCCGCGATCTGCAGGTTGGCCGAGGGCGCCGGGCAGAGGAACTGCTCGTATCTGGTGTCGTTGTCGATGAACCGCTTGAGCCACGAGATGCTGTACTTCGCGATCGTGGTGTTCGAGCTGTTCGGGGTGAAGTGGCTCGCGTTCCGCAGCTCCAGGTAGGCCTTGTCCAGCGACGACGGCAGCGTGTTGTAGAACGGCGACGAGTGCGAAGAGACCGGCGCGACCGTGTCGCCGTCCGCGCCGATCACCAGGGTCGGTACCGAGACGTCACCCCACGTCTTGTCGGTGTGCCACCCGGTCAGCGGGATCGCCGCCTGCAGCGCCGGGCGCTGCGCCGCCGCGCGCAGGGTGCCACCGCCGCCCATCGAGTGACCCATCACGCCGAGCCGGCTGGCATCGATCCGGGTCCGGACCGTACTGCGCTGGGTCAGGTAGTCCAGCGCGGCCAGCAACTGGGTGGACCGGCTGTCCGGCTGGTCGTAGACCGAGTTGGTGTCGATGGTGAACACCACGAAGCCCTGGGAGGCCAGCCGCGGCCCCAGCCAGGAGATCGACGACTGCCGGGCGGTGAAACCGGGCGAGATGGCGATCGCGCCGAATGTTCCCGCGGTGGTGGTGGTCGGGTAGTAGATCGTGCCACCGCCGAAGCCGGCGACGGCAGAGGACACCGAGGTCGAAGCGGTCGCGAACGAACCGCGGGTCGCCTCGATACTGGAGTTGGTCGGCGCCGGGCCACGCTCGTAGGGATTCTCGGCGGCCTGCACCGAAGGAGCCGTGACGGCGACGGCGCCCACCAGGGCGGTCGTCATCGTCAGGGTCGTGAGTACGTTGCGAAGTTTCATGGCGTCCACGTCCTTCTGGGTTGGGGCGGTTCGATCTCACTGGCCGACGAGGCTGATCTCTTCCGGGGTCGATCGCTTCTCCTCGTACGGCGTCACCTCACCGGTCTCACGGTCGGTCACCCTGGGCTCCTGCAGCGTCTCGACGTTGCCGTCGGCCGCGATCCGGAACACCATGGCGCCGGTGTAGCCGGCGTGGTCGTCCTTGCTGAAGGCGAACGGCGTCAGGCCCGGGCCCTTGAGCTCACCCGAGCTCATCGCGTCCATCAGCTTCTGCCGGGTCAGGTCCCGGCCGGCGGCCTTGAGCACCTGACCGAAGGTGTAGGCCTGCACCATCCCGTAGAGCAGCGTGTCGGTGAACGGCTCCTTGGGGATGTACTTGTCGTGGATCCCGCGGAAGTACTTGGTCCACGGGTCGTCGGCCGCCCGGGAGCTCGGCAGGTACCGCGTACCGATCACGCCGGTCAGCAGGGCACCACCGGACACCTCGCTCCCGCCCTGCTTGGCGAACTGCTCGACCAGTCCGGTCAACGTCGCCGGGTCGGCCCCGATGCTGCTCACCACCAGCTGCGGCCTGTAGCCGAGCTTCAGTGAGGTCAGGATCGTCAGCGCGGTGAAGGCCGGGATGCACTCGCACACCAGCACTTCGGCGCCCGCGGCCTTCAGGGCGGAGAGTTGCGGAGTCACGTCCGTGTTCGCCGGGTCGTAGGTCTTGCGCGCCACGATCTGCGGCTTGATGAACTGGTCGAGGCCCTTCTGGGTGTCGGCGCCGACGTCGTCGCCCTGGACCAGCAGGCCGACCTTCTTGCCGGCGAACTTCTCCTTGATGTACTGGCCCTGCACCTTGCCCTCGCGGGTGTAGTCGACCTGATAGCCGAAGGTGTTCGGGTGTTTGTCCGGTGAGTTCCACATCAGCGCGCCGGAGGAGACCAGCAGATCCGGTACGCCCTCGGCGGTGAGGTAGTCGAGCACCTTCGAGTGCGTCGGCGTTCCCAGGCCGCCGACGATCGCGAAGACCTTGTCCTGCAGGACGAGTTTCTTGACCACCTCGACCGTCCTGGTCGGGTTGTAGCCGTCGTCCTCGACCTTGTAGGTGATCTTGCGCCCGTTGATCCCGCCGCCGTCGTTGAGGTGGTCGTAGACGGCCCTGGCCCCGACGGAGATCTTGCTGTACCCCGGCGCGGCGGGCCCGGTGAGCGGCTGGTGCGTTCCGATCACCACCTCGGTGTCGGTGACGCCGGGAGCAGCCTCGCCCTTCTGGCCGCCGTCGGCCGGTGTCTCACCGGCGCCGCCGCAACCACTGATCACGAGTGCGGTGGCCAGGGCGACCGCAACGGCAGAACGCTTGTTCCTCATTGTTCTCCTCGGTGAGAGGGAGCCGGGCGTCGTACCCGGGTCCAGACCTTGTGCAGGCCGCCTTGGATCCCCGCCGGGAAGGCGAGGACGATCACGATCAGCACCACGCCGTACAGGGCGAGGGGGAGGTTGTCGGACAGGTTGCTGCGCAGACTGAACAGTTCGGCGAGATCGTCGGTCCAGACCTGGACGTAGACGAGAGCGATGGCGCCCCACAGCGCACCCCACAGGCTGCCGAGACCGCCGAGCACCAGCGCGGCCAGCAGACTCAGCGACAAGGCCGGTGTGAACGAGCCAGGTGCGGCAGTCCCGAGCAGGAACGCTTGCAGACCACCCGCCAGGCCTCCGCAGGCCGAGCTGACGAGGAACGCCAGGATCTTCGTGCGACCGACGTGGATGCCTGCCAGTGACGCGGCCACCTCGTCGTCACGCACTGCCCGCAGGGTGCGGCCCAGCCGGCCACGAGCGAGATTCGCCAGCACCACAAGGGCGAGCAGAACGGCAAGCCAGACGATCCACGCCTGCCACCGAGTCGCCGGTACTGCGCTGAGCGCGGCCGGCTGACTGTTGACGGTGAAGCTCAGCCCGTTGCTGCCTGCCAGCAAGTCCGGGAAGCGTTGTGTCACAGCAGGAAGCCCGACCGCCAGCGCCAGTGTGGCACCCGCCAGGTACGGACCGCGCAAGCGAGCTGCGGCAGCACCGGCCAGCAATCCGGCCAGACCACCCGCGACCGCCGCCAGCAGCAGGTCCACCCAGATCGGGAGCGCCGGAACCCGCAGTACCAAGAGGGCGACCGTGTAGGCGCCGATGAACATGAAAGCCCCGTGACCCAAGGAGATCTGACCGTTGAAGCCGGTCAGCAACGCCAGTCCGGCGACTGCGATCAGGTAGTAGCCGACGGTCGCGATGCGGAGGTTCGTGAACGGATCCGTCAGGAAGGTCAGCAGGACCAGCAGCACCAGGCCGGCCAGTGCCGCCAGGAGATGGGTCGCCGAAGGCGGGAGTCTGCGAAGCATCAGGCTCGCCTCGCCGTCGCCCGGCCGAAGAGGCCGGTGGGCCGGATCGCCAGCACTGCAACGAGAATCGCCAAGGCGGCGAGCGGCACCAGCTCCGGCCCCAGCAGTCCTGACACGTACGACAGGCCGATGCCGACGGCGAGGCCGCCGACGATCGTGCCGAGCGGATTGTCCAGCCCACCGAGAACCGCCGCGGTGAGCGCGTAGACGAACACCTCGTCCAGCACGGTCGGGGAGATGAACGGAGGAATCGCCAGCATCCCGGCCAGTGAGCCGACCGCAGCGGCCAGTCCCCACCCGATCGTCAGCATCAGCCCCACCCGTACGCCGAGCAGCCGTGCCACCTCGGGGTTGAACGCGGCCGCCCGGAGCCGGAGCCCGAGCGAGGTGAACTTGAACAGCAGCAGGACTCCGGCCGCCGTACCGATCACCGCGAGAACGGCGAACAGGTCGCTCGCGGCGAACCGGCCACGGAAGTCGAACGCGTACGAGAAGGCGTGCGGCTCGTTGGACCAGATCATTCCGGCCACCGCCTGCAACACCAGCAGCAGTCCCAGCGTCACGATGATCGCGCTCAACTCGCCCGCGTTGCGCAGTGGCCGGATCAGCAGCCGCTCCACCGCGACGCCGAGGAGAGTGCCCGCGACGATGGCGACGGCGAAGCCCAGCCAGTAGCTGCCGGTGCTCTTGGTGACGGAGTAGGCCAGGTAGCCCGAGATCAGGGCGAGCGCGGGCTGAGCGAAGTTCACCACCCGGGTCGCGCGGTAGATGATCACCAGCGACAGGCCCAGCGCGGCGTACACGGCACCGCTGGACAAGCCGGCCACGGTCAGGTTCAGGAAGGTGGTCATCGGGCTCCCTTGAGCCGGAGGCCGAGGTACGCGTCGCTCAGCTGCTCGTCTGCGAGGAGCGTGGCGGCGTCGTCCGACGCCACCACCTCCCCGAGGCCCAGCACGAAGCCGTGGTCCGCCACGGACAACGCGCTGTGCGCGTTCTGCTCGACGAGCAGAACGGTGAGGCCGGTCTCCGCGCGGAGGTCGCGGAGGACGGCCATGATCCTGGCGGCGACCAGCGGTGCCAGACCGAGGGAGGGCTCGTCCAGCAACAGCATCCGCGGCCGGCCCATCAGGCCGCGGCCGATCGCGAGCATCTGCCGCTCGCCGCCGGAGAGGGTGCCCGCCGCCTTGGTCAGGCGTGGCCCGAGCGGCGGGAACAGCTCGACCATCTCGTCGAGGGCTGTGACCCGGTCCGCTCGATCGGCCCGCCAGAGCGCGCCGAGGCGCAGGTTCTCCAGCACGGTCAGCTCCGGGATCACGCCGCCGCCTTCCGGCACGTGCGCTACGCCGGACCGGGCGATCTGGTCGGCCGACCAGGCGGTGATGTCCTGGCCGAACGCGGTGATCCGGCCGGTGGTCGGCCGGAGCAGGCCGCTGATCACCCGCAGCAGCGTCGTCTTCCCGGCGCCGTTCGCGCCGAGGATGGCGGTGATGCTGCCTTCCCGGACCGTCAGCGACACGTTCGAGAGCGCCCGGACGAGTCCGTGGTGAGCGGTCAGTTCCTCGATCTCAAGCACTCGACGGCTCCCCGGGGGCGAGGCCCAGATAGGCGTCGGCGACGGCCGGCGCGGCGCGGACCTCGTCCGGCGTACCGGTCGCGATCACCTCTCCGAAGTCGAGTACCACGACCTGGTCGCAGACGCCCATCACCAGATCCATGTGGTGTTCCACCAGCACGACCGCCGTCTTGCCGGTCAACGCCCGGATCCGGGCCGCCAGTTCGTCCGTCTCCGCCATCGACAGGCCGCTCGCGGGTTCGTCGAGCAGCAGCAGTTCCGGCTCGGAGACGAGTGCCCGGGCGAGAGCGACCCGCTTGCGCGAGCCGTACGGCAGCGCGCTGGGGAGCAGGTCGCGTACGTCGGCCAGGTCGAGCTCGGCCAGCAGCCGCAGCGACCGGCTGCGCAGTTCGTCCTCGTCACGAGCAGCTTTGGCGGTGCCGAGAAGCGCCGCCACTGATCCGGTCCGGGCGAACCTGCCGGCACCGGTCATCACGTTCTCCAGCACGGTGAGGCCACCGAACAGGCCGAGCCCCTGGAGCGTACGGGCGATGCCGAGCCGGGCGAGCTGGTCCGGCCGGTGAGCGGGCAGCGGCCGGCCCTTCCAGCGCAGCTGCCCTGCCTCCGGCCGGAGGAAGCCACAGATCACGTTGAACAAGGTCGTCTTGCCCGCGCCGTTGGGCCCGATCACCCCCACCACACTGCGCGGCGGGATGCTCAGCGAGACCTCACGGAGCGCGACCAGGCCGCCGAACCTGACCGTGACGCCGGTGACGTCCAGCAGCTTCTCAGGGGAAGGGTCGTTGTGGAGGGGGACACTCATGTGTGACTCCTTCCCGAGGCCGACAGTGAGCAGCAGTCTGGGCCGATCGCTCGCGGGGGGCATCGGTAGAACCACCAGTCATGTGGTCCTGTCTCGTCACAGGCGGTAATTCGGCCCCAGCCCTTCCGTGCTCGGGCCAGGCAACCTTTACTGGTCGGTATGGCTGCCGAGGTCGTACTCCGCGGGCGGGATCAGGAGCGCGCCACAGTGCAGGAACTGCTGGCAGCCTCTCGAGCCGGCCAGGGCTCCGCGTTGGTGATCACCGGTGGCTCCGGAACGGGCAAGTCCTCGCTCTTGAAGGCCGCTCCGACCGCCGGCTTCCGCGTACTGACGGCGCAAGGCGTACCGGCCGAGTCTGCGCTCGAGCCCGCGGGTCTGCACCGCTTGCTGCAGCCGCTGACCGATCGGCTCCCCGAGTCATTGCGACTGGCAACGGGATTGGCGCCGGGCTCTCCGTCCAGCACCTTCGCGCGGCAGACCGAGCTGCATCGGCTGCTGTGCGAACTGGCGACCGAGGATCCGGTGCTCGTCCTCGTCGACGACGCCGGCTCGCTCGACCGGCCGTCCCTGGAAGCACTGGCCTTCGTCGCTCGCCGCGCCGCGGGCCACCGGCTGGCGGTGCTGTTCGCGCTGGAACCCCACCGGGGTGAGAATCCCCTGACCGGCCTCCCCGTCCTGGAGTTGCGGCCGCTCGACGACCCTGCGGCGATGGAGGTGCTGTCCGATCTCAGTCCACTCGGGCTGTCGGAGGACTTCGCCGAAGAGGTGCTCCGGCTGGCCGGCGGCAATCCGCTGGCGCTGACCGAGCTGGCGAGGACGGGAGAGCTACCGCCGGACAGTGCGTTGCGGGCGCGCCTCAGAGCCCGCTTCGACGCTCTGTCGCCGGATACCCGGCGGCTCGTCCTGCTCGCGGTGGCCGACGAAGACCTGGAACTCGACTCCGTCATCCGCGCGGAACTGGAGACCGAAGCGCTGGAAGAGGCCCGGGCCGGCGGCCTGCTCGTACTGCGTGGCGAGCGCGTCGAGCTGGCGACCCAGCTGACCCGCTCCGTACTGCGAACCGAGGTCCCGGTCAGCGACCATCGGCAGGCCCACGCGTTGCTGGCGGACGTGCTCGACTCCGAGCAGCACACGTCGCGCTGGCTGTGGCACCGGGCAGCGATGAGCCGCGAGCCGATCGAGGGTCAGGCCGGCGAACTCGGCGCCGCGGCCGCGCGCGCACGGCGTACGGGCGATTATCCGGCGGCTTCGCTGGCGTCCGAACGCGCGGCCTCACTGGCAAGGTCACCGCAGGACAAGGCCGCCCATCTGCTCGCCGCGGCGGCCGACGAGTGGTCGACCGGGCGGCCACGGCGGTCCCGCGCGATGCTTCGTGAAGCTGCCGTCCACGTTCGCGGGCGAGAGCTGCGCGGGCTGGCGGACTTCGTCCGTGGCGGGATCGAACTGGGCGACAGCGTCCCCGGTACGGCGGTCCGCAGCCTGCTGAAGGCCTCCGACGAACTGCTCGACTCGCATCGCCCGTTGGCCGTCACCGCCTTGGTCTTCGCTGCCGAGGCCGCGAGCATCGCGGGCGACCAGGCCGATCACGCCACCACCGCCGCGCGCGCGGCCGCCCTTCGCCGGACGGACGAACCGCCGGCCACGGCGCTGATGTTCGACCACCTCGAAGGGATGGCCGCCACCTTCGCCGGGGACCATCTCGCCGCCAGGCCCGCCCTCGACCGAGCGGTGCGGCTGGCGACCGAACTGCCGGATCCGCGATCGAAGATCTGGGGCAGCCAGGCCGCTTATGTTCTCGGCCGCGCCAGCCGTTCGCTGGAGCTGGCGACCCAGGCGGCGGCAGCAGCGCGTGACACCGGGATGACCTCGCTCGTGCCATGGGCGCTGGTCTACAAGTCACTGGCCGCGCTGCTGCTCGACCAGCACTCGATCTCGCTGGACTCTTCGCTGGAAGGCGTGCGCGAGGCGACCGCGATGGGCCAGCCCAACACGGTGGTCGACCACCTGACGATCCTGGCGTTGATGGCGGCGTTGCAGGGCGACAAGACCACCGCTGTCCACCGGCTGCACCTGGCCGCCGCCGACGTCAGCCGCCGTGGCCTCGGCCGGCCCAGCACCTTCGGGTCCTGGACGCTGGCGTGTGTGGACCTCGTCGACAACCGGCCTGCCGACGCACTCAACCGGCTGCGGCTGCTCGCCGTCGACACCGGTCGCGTGCACCCCGGTATCAAGGTGATGACCGCGCCGCACTTCGTCGAGGCCGCGGTGGCCTGCGGCCGGCAGGCGGCGGCTGCCAAGGTGCTTCAGCAGTTCGAGGGCTGGGCGACCGGGACGGGCTGCCCGGCAAGGCTGGCGCTCTCCCATCGTTCGCATGCCCTGCT encodes:
- a CDS encoding helix-turn-helix transcriptional regulator, with the protein product MAAEVVLRGRDQERATVQELLAASRAGQGSALVITGGSGTGKSSLLKAAPTAGFRVLTAQGVPAESALEPAGLHRLLQPLTDRLPESLRLATGLAPGSPSSTFARQTELHRLLCELATEDPVLVLVDDAGSLDRPSLEALAFVARRAAGHRLAVLFALEPHRGENPLTGLPVLELRPLDDPAAMEVLSDLSPLGLSEDFAEEVLRLAGGNPLALTELARTGELPPDSALRARLRARFDALSPDTRRLVLLAVADEDLELDSVIRAELETEALEEARAGGLLVLRGERVELATQLTRSVLRTEVPVSDHRQAHALLADVLDSEQHTSRWLWHRAAMSREPIEGQAGELGAAAARARRTGDYPAASLASERAASLARSPQDKAAHLLAAAADEWSTGRPRRSRAMLREAAVHVRGRELRGLADFVRGGIELGDSVPGTAVRSLLKASDELLDSHRPLAVTALVFAAEAASIAGDQADHATTAARAAALRRTDEPPATALMFDHLEGMAATFAGDHLAARPALDRAVRLATELPDPRSKIWGSQAAYVLGRASRSLELATQAAAAARDTGMTSLVPWALVYKSLAALLLDQHSISLDSSLEGVREATAMGQPNTVVDHLTILALMAALQGDKTTAVHRLHLAAADVSRRGLGRPSTFGSWTLACVDLVDNRPADALNRLRLLAVDTGRVHPGIKVMTAPHFVEAAVACGRQAAAAKVLQQFEGWATGTGCPARLALSHRSHALLAGTHPSADEHFREAIRLHRVGGTPMELAKTELFYGHRLRRDRQPKAAREHLRDALRIFQQYDSDHFVGLVRAELRASGDTIAPTRTTATAELTPQQSQIARLAAEGATNREIGAQLFISHRTVEHHLRNIFARLEVRSRVELARLLG